A genomic segment from Daphnia carinata strain CSIRO-1 chromosome 1, CSIRO_AGI_Dcar_HiC_V3, whole genome shotgun sequence encodes:
- the LOC130692148 gene encoding ectonucleotide pyrophosphatase/phosphodiesterase family member 1-like: protein MTHGHYVLLSLLVGTSLALPSVVDESCSAFHVDSAQCLPYWSLKGEAAKPPLLLVSLDGFRSDYLERLSRTSSTKGLVRLARCGVKAASMIPVFPTITLPNHYSIVTGLYPESHGIVAHEFYDPELGRNFSLPAAGFNFSAPNLLDRTWWLGEPIWFTIRRQGKKSASYFWPGSYIDDPIRAPDYWLPYNGSIPFEQRISHVIDWLLLPQPKRPNFIGLYLEEPDGSGHNNGPDSKMVDEQILKIDNQIDFLIDSMAAKGLLGCVDIIVVSDHGMASVPKNRNVMKLEEIIKDVASLAYCYDCAEGLTPTLRPINDSQMERDRIAADIECRNEQVRVYDKWDFPRRHHYANSRRISSLLFDLSISWRVIVGTEDYLPGGHGWDNTYTDMQAIFVAQGPSFLSDGSTVDPFSNIELYNLMCWLTGVNPAPNDGTWGALYHLLVTQPPNPTENDNIIPHILDYPLNNQGLRTQFIDHQKRRRVCDLLTGNSDPIQNARLNLTESSAKELVELHAPWGLPGSTTEGVKALISPDYIVGFNVREGIPSWVSYTLSNITELTNRSVVSSWGVDPRLRVQDVSICDRFQEHSQPSSLLLAPLFFPNFCSSTDNSADGWVETNAIEISPAFEKYWQDIEERIVELSGNAGRIHILAGPVRNSPSPAIFLVVSYCTELMALGCSGKELDVQSFLLPTHLHYGRDCLSSNLFLRSHLATVRDVEQASGLNLFQSLTREAKVQVLGRTVLASNLLVDPRPKLWPNDQLASSHADQSSLLWIFTLLALIVVAVGNHVIAAI from the exons ATGACACACGGCCATTACGTCCTGCTGAGTCTTCTG GTTGGAACCAGTTTAGCTCTACCTTCTGTTGTTGATGAGTCATGTTCGGCATTCCATGTTGATTCAGCCCAATGCTTACCTTATTGGAGCTTGAAGGGAGAGGCAGCCAAGCCGCCATTACTACTAGTCTCCCTCGACGGCTTCCGGTCCGATTATCTCGAGCGGCTATCGAGAACATCCTCCACAAAAGGACTTGTTCGTCTAGCTCGTTGTGGAGTCAAAGCGGCTTCGATGATTCCAGTCTTTCCCACCATCACCCTTCCAAATCACTACTCCATCGTCACG GGATTGTATCCGGAGTCGCACGGTATCGTAGCCCACGAATTTTACGACCCAGAACTCGGACGAAACTTCAGTTTACCAGCGGCTGGTTTCAACTTTTCAGCTCCGAATCTACTCGATCGTACCTGGTGGCTAGGTGAACCCATCTGGTTCACTATCAGACGACAA GGAAAAAAGAGTGCTTCTTATTTTTGGCCTGGATCTTACATTGACGATCCTATTCGAGCACCTGATTATTGGTTACCTTACAACGGAAGTATTCCTTTTGAGCAACGTATAAGTCACGTCATTGACTGGCTGCTTTTACCTCAGCCAAAGCGACCGAATTTCATCGGATTATATCTCGAAGAACCCGATGGTTCTGGACACAACAACGGGCCTGATTCGAAAATG GTAGACGAACAGATTCTAAAAATCGATAACCAAATCGATTTTTTAATTGATAGCATGGCTGCCAAAGGTCTTTTGGGATGTGTTGATATTATTGTTGTGTCAGACCATGGCATGGCGTCTGTCCCGAAGAATCGTAACGTCATGAAACTCGAGGAAATTATTAAAGATGTTGCTAGTTTAGCGTACTGTTACGATTGTGCTGAAGGCTTGACTCCCACTCTCCGTCCCATCAACGATTCACAGa TGGAACGGGATCGAATTGCTGCCGATATTGAGTGCCGCAATGAACAAGTACGCGTTTACGACAAATGGGATTTTCCACGACGTCATCATTATGCCAACAGCCGAAGGATTTCCAGTTTGCTTTTCGACTTGAGTATTAGTTGGAGAGTCATTGTTGGAACTGAAGATTATTTACCTGGAGGCCACGGCTGGGATAACACATATACTGACATGCAAGCCATATTTGTGGCACAGGGACCATCCTTCCTTAGTGATGGATCGACAGTTGACCCATTTTCCAATATTGAATTGTACAATTTAATGTGTTGGCTCACAGGTGTCAATCCGGCACCTAATGATGGGACATGGGGTGCTTTGTACCACTTGTTGGTGACCCAGCCACCAAATCCAACTGAAAATGATAACATCATTCCTCACATCCTGGACTATCCCTTGAATAATCAAGGATTGCGAACCCAATTCATTGATCACCAGAAACGCAGAAGAGTTTGCGATCTCCTGACTGGTAATAGCGATCCGATTCAG AATGCTAGGTTAAACTTGACGGAATCTTCTGCAAAAGAATTGGTAGAATTGCACGCTCCATGGGGTTTACCTGGCTCTACAACAGAAGGCGTGAAAGCCTTGATCAGTCCTGACTATATCGTCG GTTTTAACGTGCGTGAGGGGATACCATCCTGGGTCTCGTACACGCTATCGAATATTACCGAGTTAACGAATCGTTCAGTTGTGTCATCATGGGGAGTGGATCCACGTCTGAGAGTTCAAGATGTCTCGATTTGTGATCGATTTCAAGAACATTCTCAACCGTCATCTTTGCTACTGGCTCCTCTCTTCTTTCCAA ACTTTTGCAGCTCGACAGATAATTCAGCAGATGGTTGGGTAGAAACAAATGCAATTGAAATTTCACCAGCTTTCGAAAAATATTGGCAAGACATTGAAGAGAGGATTGTGGAACTGTCCGGTAATGCTGGACGAATACATATTTTGGCCGGCCCTGTAAGGAATTCCCCTAGTCCAGcaatttttctcgttgtttccTACTGTACTGAGCTGATGGCGTTGGGTTGCTCCGGAAAAGAATTGGACGTTCAATCTTTTCTGCTGCCAACTCATCTTCACTACGGCCGTGATTGTTTATCTTCAAACCTTTTTTTACGTAGCCACTTGGCAACTGTCCGTGATGTAGAACAGGCTTCCGGTCTCAACCTCTTCCAGTCCCTTACACGCGAGGCTAAGGTTCAAGTGTTGGGGCGCACTGTTCTGGCTTCTAATTTGTTAGTCGATCCACGCCCCAAGCTTTGGCCGAACGATCAACTCGCATCGAGTCACGCAGATCAATCCTCGTTACTTTGGATATTTACCTTATTGGCACTGATAGTAGTGGCTGTTGGGAATCACGTCATTGCTGCCATTTAA